In the Candidatus Thermoplasmatota archaeon genome, one interval contains:
- a CDS encoding radical SAM protein, whose protein sequence is MTRAPRLVVFDGYVDEPANFGVPPYLSPHARYVAGAARAAHPEAEVRYLTIDEYRRGSPKTDLLRTADWLVMVAGALVPGKYLRGTPVSWNEAQRIVASTPATSVLAGSSALYGFGRGGGLPPAGRGELDRVFNYRAMLHADALVHDLLTGAVTSRGPGINRKRTLAEWADWSVRGAFVIRDHPDWPHPLTLEVDTYHGCVRYVNGGCAFCMEPKEGKPQFRPIEDVVAEVAALGREGGASFRIGGQACFYSIHSRELGETPTPAPNPEAIERLLVGVRKAVPDMHTLHLDNVDPAVVAANPEESDVVTKLVVEHMTDGNIAAFGLESADPRVKEANNLNADAETVLLAAEILNRRGRVRGANGFPAFLPGLNFLAGLPGETLATFDLNEAFLKEYRARGLWSRRINIRKVVVNGEEVKVDQGRFLRFKEFVRHEIDRPMLREMFPPGTLLRRVYAEQRDGKNTFGRPIGTYAMLVGVPYEVPLDRWHDIAVTDYGYRSLTGVAVPFDVNRANLRQLEALPGIGKKRAVRLSLKRPFRSLAEVEAALDDPEAAKALAPILAFS, encoded by the coding sequence GTGACGCGCGCGCCCCGCCTCGTCGTCTTCGACGGGTACGTGGACGAGCCCGCCAACTTCGGCGTGCCGCCGTACCTCAGCCCGCACGCCCGCTACGTCGCGGGCGCCGCGCGCGCCGCGCACCCCGAGGCCGAGGTGCGCTACCTCACGATCGACGAGTACCGGCGCGGGTCGCCGAAGACCGACCTCCTCCGGACCGCCGATTGGCTCGTGATGGTCGCGGGCGCGCTCGTGCCCGGCAAGTACCTGCGCGGCACGCCCGTCTCCTGGAACGAGGCGCAGCGGATCGTCGCCTCAACGCCCGCGACGAGCGTGCTCGCGGGATCGAGCGCGCTCTACGGCTTCGGCCGCGGCGGCGGCCTCCCGCCCGCGGGCCGCGGCGAGCTCGACCGCGTGTTCAACTACCGCGCGATGCTCCACGCGGACGCGCTCGTGCACGACCTCCTCACGGGCGCGGTCACGTCGCGCGGCCCCGGCATCAACCGCAAGCGCACGCTCGCGGAATGGGCCGACTGGTCCGTGCGGGGCGCGTTCGTCATCCGCGACCACCCCGACTGGCCGCACCCGCTCACCCTCGAGGTGGACACGTACCACGGCTGCGTGCGGTACGTGAACGGCGGCTGCGCGTTCTGCATGGAGCCGAAGGAGGGCAAGCCCCAGTTCCGGCCCATCGAGGACGTCGTCGCCGAGGTCGCGGCCCTCGGCCGCGAGGGCGGCGCGAGCTTTCGCATCGGCGGGCAGGCGTGCTTCTACTCGATCCATTCTCGCGAGCTGGGCGAAACGCCCACGCCCGCGCCGAACCCGGAGGCGATCGAGAGGCTCCTGGTCGGCGTCCGCAAGGCGGTCCCCGACATGCACACGCTCCACCTCGACAACGTGGACCCCGCCGTCGTCGCGGCGAATCCCGAGGAAAGCGACGTGGTCACGAAGCTTGTCGTCGAGCACATGACGGACGGCAACATCGCGGCCTTCGGGCTCGAATCCGCCGACCCGCGCGTGAAGGAGGCGAACAACCTGAACGCGGACGCGGAGACGGTCCTCCTCGCGGCCGAGATCCTGAACCGCCGCGGACGCGTGCGCGGGGCGAACGGCTTCCCCGCGTTCCTCCCGGGCCTCAACTTCCTCGCGGGCCTTCCGGGCGAGACGCTCGCGACGTTCGACCTCAACGAGGCGTTCCTGAAGGAGTACCGCGCGCGCGGCCTCTGGTCGCGCCGCATCAACATCCGCAAGGTCGTCGTGAACGGCGAGGAGGTGAAGGTCGACCAGGGGCGCTTCCTCCGCTTCAAGGAGTTCGTGCGCCACGAGATCGACCGGCCGATGCTCCGCGAGATGTTCCCGCCCGGCACGCTCCTCCGGCGCGTGTACGCGGAGCAGCGCGACGGCAAGAACACGTTCGGCCGGCCGATCGGCACGTACGCGATGCTCGTGGGGGTCCCTTACGAGGTGCCGCTCGACCGCTGGCACGACATCGCCGTCACGGACTACGGCTACCGCAGCCTCACGGGTGTCGCGGTGCCCTTCGACGTCAACCGCGCGAACCTGCGCCAGCTTGAGGCGCTCCCCGGCATCGGGAAGAAGCGCGCGGTGCGGCTTTCGCTCAAGCGCCCCTTCCGCTCCTTGGCGGAGGTCGAGGCCGCGCTCGACGACCCCGAGGCCGCGAAGGCGCTCGCGCCCATCCTCGCGTTCAGCTGA
- a CDS encoding DUF6687 family protein, whose protein sequence is MRYAAYDRLAGRPNVIVDGAATDGTLLVLSHWPASGTPPALKADTSAEIALRWLAVPEIAPEGLEAEFVSNNHFDEDGLLGIWAILNRTEAFAHAERVVLASRAGDFGTIEEGQEDAGRIAFAIAARARRAEGDPYAALLPGLGDLVAHPERHAADWGPAFERFESDRARIRAGEVALEERPDLDLAIVRSSRPVDPNAVHSATKRLRILTLEGEGLWRLAYRYETWVEIVSRRVAPRLDVSAAIPRLQAIERAPGRWVFDGVADLVPALRFEDAGGEPAPSAIPADAFVSIVEETLAEAARDPALAWRPGDVS, encoded by the coding sequence ATGCGCTACGCGGCGTACGATCGGCTCGCCGGCCGTCCCAACGTCATCGTCGACGGCGCCGCGACCGACGGCACCCTGCTCGTCCTGTCGCACTGGCCGGCTTCGGGAACGCCGCCCGCGCTCAAGGCCGACACGAGCGCGGAGATCGCGCTCCGGTGGCTCGCGGTGCCCGAGATCGCGCCCGAGGGCCTCGAAGCGGAGTTCGTCTCGAACAACCATTTCGACGAGGACGGGCTCCTCGGCATCTGGGCGATCCTGAACCGGACCGAGGCGTTCGCGCACGCGGAGCGCGTCGTGCTCGCCTCGCGCGCGGGCGACTTCGGCACGATCGAGGAGGGCCAGGAGGACGCTGGCAGGATCGCGTTCGCGATCGCCGCGCGCGCCAGACGGGCGGAAGGCGATCCGTACGCGGCGCTCCTCCCGGGCCTCGGCGACCTCGTTGCGCATCCCGAGCGCCACGCCGCCGACTGGGGCCCGGCCTTCGAGCGTTTCGAGTCCGACCGGGCCCGGATCCGCGCCGGGGAGGTCGCGCTCGAGGAGCGTCCGGACCTCGACCTCGCGATCGTGCGTTCATCGCGCCCCGTCGATCCGAACGCGGTGCATTCGGCGACGAAGCGCCTGCGCATCCTCACGCTCGAAGGCGAGGGCCTCTGGCGACTCGCGTATCGCTACGAGACGTGGGTCGAGATCGTGAGCCGCCGCGTCGCGCCGCGCCTCGACGTATCGGCGGCGATCCCGAGGCTCCAGGCGATCGAGCGCGCGCCGGGCCGCTGGGTCTTCGACGGCGTCGCCGACCTCGTCCCGGCGCTGCGCTTCGAGGATGCGGGCGGCGAGCCCGCGCCGAGCGCCATCCCGGCCGACGCCTTCGTCTCGATCGTGGAGGAGACGCTCGCGGAAGCGGCCCGCGATCCGGCCCTCGCGTGGCGGCCCGGCGACGTCAGCTGA
- a CDS encoding TraB/GumN family protein, translating to MITLLGTGHVFNLRARVKDEIRKRQPAVVALELDPNRFQALRNPHMPRRKAPFVYQMLADFQERLAKDAGIRPGDEMLAASEAAEEIGVPVALIDADAQRTFARLRQEMTFGEKMRGIGSILASAFIRSKAVDEQVREMEADYAAYFEALGEKFPTVKRVLLDERNAHMANELVKAAERFPTIVAVVGDGHVDGMSRLLAARGLAVESLRLKDLRGPPPPEPGSSASATVSFDYRE from the coding sequence GTGATCACCCTCCTCGGGACGGGGCACGTCTTCAACCTGCGCGCGCGGGTGAAGGACGAGATCCGGAAGCGGCAGCCGGCCGTGGTCGCGCTCGAGCTCGATCCGAACCGCTTCCAGGCGCTGCGCAACCCGCACATGCCGCGCCGCAAGGCCCCGTTCGTCTACCAGATGCTTGCCGATTTCCAGGAGCGTCTCGCGAAGGACGCGGGCATCCGCCCGGGGGACGAGATGCTCGCGGCGAGCGAAGCGGCCGAGGAGATCGGCGTCCCGGTGGCGCTCATCGACGCGGACGCGCAGCGCACGTTCGCGCGCCTCAGGCAGGAGATGACCTTCGGCGAGAAGATGCGCGGGATCGGCAGCATCCTCGCGAGCGCGTTCATACGATCGAAGGCGGTCGACGAGCAGGTGCGCGAGATGGAAGCCGACTACGCGGCCTACTTCGAAGCCCTGGGCGAGAAGTTCCCCACCGTGAAGCGCGTGCTCCTCGACGAGCGCAACGCGCACATGGCGAACGAGCTCGTGAAGGCCGCCGAACGCTTCCCCACCATCGTCGCCGTCGTGGGCGACGGCCACGTGGACGGCATGTCGCGCCTGCTCGCGGCGCGCGGCCTCGCGGTCGAGAGCCTGCGCCTCAAGGATCTCCGAGGCCCGCCGCCGCCGGAGCCCGGCTCGTCGGCCTCGGCGACGGTCAGCTTCGATTATCGCGAGTAG
- a CDS encoding class I SAM-dependent methyltransferase → MIDPREARRLNRAYWDAIAEAYQRENATDLEDALRWGPGLAGEETLRALGPEGVRGKEVLELGCGGGQGAVWAARAGARRVVGVDLSPAQLAHAREHAASRGVAVEWREGTLEDLAFAPDASFDVVFSAFAMGFVPDAAKAFREAHRVLRPGGVFAFSWSSPAFERTTLTADGMLIVTRSWFDRAPFTEADDAGRTVEYPRTHGEWLALLVDAGFAVEALLEPAPEKESTWRASHPLAKTSMVPAASIWRARKPTRDNRS, encoded by the coding sequence ATGATCGACCCGCGCGAAGCGCGCCGCCTGAATCGCGCCTACTGGGACGCGATCGCCGAAGCCTACCAGCGCGAGAACGCGACCGACCTCGAGGACGCGCTCCGGTGGGGTCCGGGCCTCGCAGGCGAGGAGACGCTCCGCGCGCTCGGACCCGAGGGCGTTCGCGGGAAAGAGGTTCTGGAGCTCGGATGCGGAGGCGGCCAGGGCGCCGTCTGGGCGGCCCGCGCGGGCGCGCGCCGCGTCGTCGGCGTCGACCTCTCCCCTGCGCAGCTCGCCCACGCCCGCGAGCACGCGGCGTCGCGGGGCGTCGCGGTCGAATGGCGCGAAGGGACGCTCGAGGACCTCGCCTTCGCGCCCGACGCGAGCTTCGACGTCGTGTTCAGCGCGTTCGCGATGGGCTTCGTGCCCGACGCCGCGAAGGCCTTCCGCGAGGCGCACCGCGTCCTGAGGCCCGGCGGCGTGTTCGCCTTCTCGTGGTCCTCGCCCGCGTTCGAACGCACGACGCTCACAGCGGACGGAATGCTCATCGTGACGCGATCTTGGTTCGACCGCGCGCCCTTCACGGAGGCCGACGACGCGGGCCGCACGGTCGAGTATCCCCGCACGCACGGCGAGTGGCTCGCGCTCCTCGTCGATGCGGGCTTCGCGGTGGAAGCGCTCCTCGAGCCCGCCCCCGAAAAGGAGTCCACATGGCGCGCCTCGCATCCGCTCGCGAAGACATCCATGGTGCCTGCGGCGTCCATCTGGCGCGCGCGAAAGCCTACTCGCGATAATCGAAGCTGA